Below is a window of Shewanella khirikhana DNA.
CAGCAAGTTAAAACCGCCATCAAAGGTCATGCCCCAATGGCTGCCAAGCCAGGGCGCTGCTTCCTGTGGGCCAATCTCTGCGCGCTGCGATTGAGCCTCTGCACGCTGCGACTTACGCTCAGTACTCTGCGATTGAGCCTTTGCTCTCTGTTGGCAGCCAGCTGTTTGCTGACGGCCTGCACCACGCCTTCCCTTAGTCATAGAGGCTGCAATCCGAACGAGTGTCACTTTTATGGCCCTGCCACCCCCTATGTTCGCACCGTGGCGGCAACGCCGGGCGGCTTGGATCACACGAACAGCGTCACCCACCCAAGCGCGGAACAGCTTGACGGCACAACAGCTTCCAGTGCGGCAACTGCCGAGGCTGGGCAGCAGGACTTAACCGCTGGTCTATCCAATCCCCGCTTTTCCGTGGGGGACCGGCTGTCGGTGATGGTGCTCAATGGCCCTGAGTTCAGCGATGAAGTGGAAATCAATGCCGACGGCTTTGTGTACCTTAACTTTTTGCCCCCCATCAGTGCCGCCGGACGCCATCTGCAACAGCTTGAGCGCGCCATCCACCACGCCATTGTGGATGAGCAACTGATGCTGCCAACAGCCGTACGGGTCAGCGTTCGCCCTGTTAGCTGGGCACCGATTGAAGTGCTGGTGTCCGGCGCCGTGTTTGAGCCGGGGCAGCACCTGATTAACCAAAGGCCTGAGCGGATGGATCCCGGCGAGTCGCAAAGCGGCGACTTGGGGGAAAAGCGCACCATAGCTGCCGCCCTTCGCGCCAGCGGTGGCATTCGCCCCGATGCCAACCCCAGCCGTATCCTGCTGACACGCGGCAATGCACAAGTCGAGCTCGATCTCAGTGGCACCTTAAGCGGCGAAAGGGTGCCGGAGTGGCTGCTGCAGGCAGGCGATCGTATCCATGTCCCCAGCAGCAAACAGTTTGATGAAACCCTGGTGCGACCATCGCAAATCACCGTGCCCGGCATTCGGGTGTTTATCTCCAACCTTACTCAGCCTGCCAGCAGCAACAGCCAATCTGCGGTAGACAGAGAAGCGACCCGCTTCCCCTACGGCACCCGCCTGCTGGCCGGCGCCATTGCCGCCAACTGCGTCGGCGGCGCCCAAACCAGCAATGCCAGTCGTCAGGTACTGCTGGTGACCCAAAACCCGCTCACCGACCAAACCGAGGTGGTCGAGCGCTCCCTGGACGGGCTGCTCAAAGAAGCCTGGCGGCCGGAGATGAATCCTGTGCTGCTGCCCGGTGATGGCATTGCCTGTTATGACTCCTCGGTCACCAATATGCGCGAACTGGCACGCACCTTCAGCGATCTGCTGCTGCCACTCACCCTGGCCGGACTGCTGTAGGAGGCAACCATGAAACGCTCTCAGCCCCACGCGCGGCAACTTCTGTGGCTA
It encodes the following:
- a CDS encoding polysaccharide biosynthesis/export family protein, producing the protein MKAATQQVKTAIKGHAPMAAKPGRCFLWANLCALRLSLCTLRLTLSTLRLSLCSLLAASCLLTACTTPSLSHRGCNPNECHFYGPATPYVRTVAATPGGLDHTNSVTHPSAEQLDGTTASSAATAEAGQQDLTAGLSNPRFSVGDRLSVMVLNGPEFSDEVEINADGFVYLNFLPPISAAGRHLQQLERAIHHAIVDEQLMLPTAVRVSVRPVSWAPIEVLVSGAVFEPGQHLINQRPERMDPGESQSGDLGEKRTIAAALRASGGIRPDANPSRILLTRGNAQVELDLSGTLSGERVPEWLLQAGDRIHVPSSKQFDETLVRPSQITVPGIRVFISNLTQPASSNSQSAVDREATRFPYGTRLLAGAIAANCVGGAQTSNASRQVLLVTQNPLTDQTEVVERSLDGLLKEAWRPEMNPVLLPGDGIACYDSSVTNMRELARTFSDLLLPLTLAGLL